CTACTTATAATTACTAAGGTATCTCCTGGTTTTACCTTGCCTGCTGGAATGGTTATTCGATAGTTTCCATTAGCATCTGCTTTTCCAGTAGCAAGTAGATTTCCTTGTCCATCCCTAATTTCAACGATTGCATAAGGATCTGTTTTTCCTGTTATGGTATAGCCGTCTTTACTGTTTCCTGTAACTCCTCCCACGGTTGGTGGTGCTGGAGTAGTTGAATCTGCTGGTGTTTTAATACTTATTGCAGAACTTTCATTGTCATCTTTGTCTTTACTTATTACTTGTAGGGTATCTCCTGGTTTAACAGCTCCAGCTGGAATCGTTACTTTATAGTTTCCCTGGTCATCTGCTGTTCCAGAACCTACTACTTTTCCTGTTGAGTCTTTTATAATTACAGTATTTCCTGGATCGGTTTTTCCGGTTACTGTATAGCCGTCTTTGCTATTCCCCTTTATTGGATCCACAGTTGGTGTTGAAACCGTCGGATCTGTTGGTGTTTTAATATTTGTTGCTGGACTTTCATTCCCTGCCGCATCTTTACTTGTTACTTGTAAGGCATCTCCTGGTTTTACAGTTCCAGCTGGAATAGTTACTGTATAATTTCCCTGATCATCTGCTGTTGCTGTACCTACAGCATTCCCTTGGGGATCTTTGACACTTACAGTATTTCCTGGATCGGTTTTTTCTGTTACTATATAGCCATCTTTACTATTTCCTGTAATTCCTCCCACGGTTGGTGCTGTTGGTGCATTGTCATTTGGTACTTGAGTGGTTGTTGCTGTACTTTCATTTCCCGCTGCATCTTTACTTGTTACCTGTAATGAATCTCCTGGGTTAACTTGTCCAGCTGGAATCGTTGCTGTATAGTTTCCTTGATCATCCGCTGTGGCCGTACCTACAACGTTCCCTTGAGGATCTTTGACACTTACGGTATTTCCTGGATCGGTTTTTCCTGTTACCGTGTAGCCATCTTTACTATTTCCATCTATCGCATCTACAGTTGGTTGTGCAACTGTTGTTGGATCTGCTGGTGTTGTAAATCCTACCGGACTACTTTCATTATTATTACTATCTTTTGCTATTGCACTCAATGATTCATTTGCTGTTGCCTTTCCAGCTGGAATATTAATAGAAAAATTACCATTCGCATCTACTGTACCATTTCCAATAACTTCATTTTGTTGATTACGAATTTCTACTGTATTGCCTGGTGTTGCTTTTCCGGCTACTACGTATCCTGTTTTTGAATCTCCTGTAACTGAGTTAATTGTTGGTGTCGTTACAGTAGATTGCTTTGGACCATAATAAATAAATGTTGTACCATTCCCCGTTGAAATTAGACTGGCATCAATCTGATCTGACTTGACTACAGAACCTACAAATTTTGCATCAACA
The genomic region above belongs to Melissococcus plutonius ATCC 35311 and contains:
- a CDS encoding adhesive domain-containing protein, translated to MIVKKNQQKRITKRKIANIAISSGLLFTSCAVPIAISLSQNAIISSAAVLDMEILSDIKASNTSGNTENARWTSDDVNKAVNFQITGKELVDASVITSGKKQAVLTIPTEMNGKVTPNGQATIVTNLTIKLSEIQVLNDAINAMEQISNIISKIASGDYGELSNVTINFDEVNQKLDAFNNLKNLGTATFNENMVEASDGTYISANIDDGLGLVVSQNITNALNDYDAAVQALTAKGTGIVGGATATAINAALTPVKGTVNLAVKAVLPLISAGGSAINQLADASVLGGTTVTLPTLVSPPSDTAFELSKNVDAKFVGSVVKSDQIDASLISTGNGTTFIYYGPKQSTVTTPTINSVTGDSKTGYVVAGKATPGNTVEIRNQQNEVIGNGTVDANGNFSINIPAGKATANESLSAIAKDSNNNESSPVGFTTPADPTTVAQPTVDAIDGNSKDGYTVTGKTDPGNTVSVKDPQGNVVGTATADDQGNYTATIPAGQVNPGDSLQVTSKDAAGNESTATTTQVPNDNAPTAPTVGGITGNSKDGYIVTEKTDPGNTVSVKDPQGNAVGTATADDQGNYTVTIPAGTVKPGDALQVTSKDAAGNESPATNIKTPTDPTVSTPTVDPIKGNSKDGYTVTGKTDPGNTVIIKDSTGKVVGSGTADDQGNYKVTIPAGAVKPGDTLQVISKDKDDNESSAISIKTPADSTTPAPPTVGGVTGNSKDGYTITGKTDPYAIVEIRDGQGNLLATGKADANGNYRITIPAGKVKPGDTLVIISRNKEGNESQTSFKLPKYPINNGNDSGNMGGDGSNGLPIGNGSG